The following coding sequences are from one Pocillopora verrucosa isolate sample1 chromosome 5, ASM3666991v2, whole genome shotgun sequence window:
- the LOC131781565 gene encoding SET domain-containing protein 4-like has product MILMGSYGRTGRRRKRKRDGDYRREFGAAVFEQGYIELLKWAKRNGISFGKLRPAYFRQTGRGLMTCRKLSKGDLVISVPEKMLITTKTAERSQIVKTFIKLQPKYSLTAIQILCIFILYEKFQGGSSFWYPYIRTLPTSFNTPAYFKAEELSALPSSLQQQCVSQIKTVRESFEELKGYVENDSTMLDKAFLDFLTFDEFRWAWFVVNTRSVFKANCMDLLPGSRLQTQDNYALAPVLDLLNHNDTTEVQAGFNQESKHYEICTFTPYKKGMQVFINYGPHDNRKLLLEYGFILPHNLHNTVAFSEDLIYSVVLPDIFGISRKKREIIAINKLHKDLCCSEGSGLSWNLLVLLRVLAMKEDHFKRHWQRVLTGEFLGDDVENRVSQWRQNLIERVLISYELDEKNIAKFLSSDIQRSENAKLALSLRNQEKHILQNALDLLKIS; this is encoded by the exons ATGATATTAATGGGATCGTATGGTAGAACTGGAAGAAGGCGTAAGCGTAAAAGGGACGGTGATTATCGAAGGGAATTTGGTGCAGCTGTGTTTGAACAAGGCTATATTGAACTCCTAAAGTGGGCGAAACGAAATGGCATCTCCTTCGGTAAACTTCGTCCAGCGTACTTTCGACAGACAGGAAGAGGTTTGATGACTTgtagaaagctttcaaaaggTGATTTAGTGATATCTGTTCCAGAGAAAATGTTAATTACGACAAAAACAGCGGAAAGGAGCCAGATTGTGAAAACGTTCATCAAACTACAACCGAAGTATTCCCTGACAGCGATTCAGATTTTATGCATTTTTATCTTGTATGAAAAATTCCAGGGAGGAAGCTCTTTCTGGTACCCTTACATTAGAACATTACCCACATCTTTTAACACTCCTGCTTACTTCAAAGCAGAAGAGCTTAGTGCTTTGCCGTCTAGTTTACAGCAACAGTGTGTTTCCCAGATCAAAACTGTGCGTGAATCTTTTGAAGAGCTGAAAGGATATGTTGAAAATGATTCAACTATGCTGGATAAAGCATTTTTGGATTTCTTGACTTTTGATGAGTTCAGATGGGCGTGGTTTGTAGTTAACACAAGGTCTGTGTTCAAAGCCAACTGCATGGATTTGTTACCAGGCAGCAGGTTGCAGACACAGGATAACTATGCCCTTGCCCCAGTTCTTGATTTGCTGAACCATAATGACACAACAGAG GTCCAAGCTGGATTCAACCAAGAAAGTAAACATTATGAAATTTGCACTTTTACACCCTACAAGAAAGGAATGCAGGTTTTTATTAACTATGGGCCCCACGATAACAGAAAACTGCTTTTAGAATATGGTTTTATTTTGCCACATAACTTGCACAATACTGTTGCTTTCTCTGAAGATCTAATTTACTCAGTTGTTCTACCTGATATCTTTGGTATTTCAAGAAAGAAGAGGGAAATAATTGCCATTAACAAGCTACACAAGGACTTATGTTGTTCAGAGGGAAGTGGTTTGTCATGGAATCTACTTGTCTTGTTGAGGGTTCTCGCAATGAAGGAGGACCACTTCAAAAGGCATTGGCAAAGAGTCTTGACTGGTGAATTTCTTGGGGATGATGTTGAAAATAGAGTTTCACAATGGAGACAAAACTTAATTGAAAGGGTTCTAATATCTTATGAgttagatgaaaaaaatattgctaaATTCTTGAGTTCAGATATCCAACGATCTGAAAATGCAAAGTTGGCCTTGAGCTTAAGAAACCAAGAGAAACACATCCTTCAAAATGCCTTGGACCTGCTGAAGATTTCTTGA